A portion of the Blastopirellula sediminis genome contains these proteins:
- a CDS encoding phosphoribosyltransferase domain-containing protein, whose product MGTRIVQRDANPKRTHAITFEHLAKLGPINAIHLHDLIECFRAFIDAPPSPSCTVLGLTESGIVPSFAMQKACEAAGIDSEWRCSSRDDTGGLRFRESHSHAPEHFLPHNFLDQIGEELWIVEDEVTSGRTIENLLECVYDSSNIRKCRVFALLDARSEADRQRFDDLCQIRDWDVTLQSILRMAPSSVVLNKRRDPTSSAAPVTQHFVVGESIAAALPSLLYGDLQGLQHITLSPWAIDGEHVVSRQSWDGCYYIYNALNDEPKQIWGEHV is encoded by the coding sequence TTGGGGACAAGAATCGTTCAGCGGGATGCGAATCCGAAACGGACCCATGCGATCACCTTCGAGCATCTCGCGAAGCTCGGCCCGATCAACGCGATTCACTTGCATGATCTGATCGAGTGCTTTCGCGCGTTCATCGACGCCCCCCCTTCGCCGTCCTGCACCGTGCTTGGACTGACCGAATCAGGAATCGTCCCTTCCTTCGCGATGCAGAAGGCCTGTGAAGCTGCTGGAATCGACTCGGAGTGGCGCTGCAGCAGTCGCGACGATACCGGCGGACTGAGGTTTCGCGAATCTCATTCCCATGCGCCAGAGCACTTCTTGCCGCACAATTTCCTGGATCAAATTGGCGAGGAGCTCTGGATCGTCGAAGACGAGGTAACGTCGGGCCGCACGATCGAGAATCTGCTGGAGTGCGTTTACGATTCCAGCAACATCCGCAAATGTCGCGTCTTCGCGTTGCTTGACGCTCGCAGCGAGGCCGACCGTCAGAGGTTCGACGACCTCTGTCAAATTCGCGATTGGGATGTGACGCTCCAGTCCATTTTGCGAATGGCCCCCTCCTCCGTCGTCTTGAACAAGCGACGTGACCCTACGAGCAGCGCTGCTCCAGTTACGCAACACTTTGTCGTTGGCGAATCAATCGCCGCAGCCCTCCCTTCCCTCCTCTATGGCGACCTGCAAGGTCTGCAACATATCACCTTGAGTCCTTGGGCGATCGACGGCGAGCATGTCGTTTCTCGTCAGTCCTGGGATGGTTGCTACTACATTTACAATGCGCTCAACGACGAACCGAAGCAGATTTGGGGGGAACATGTCTAA